The following are encoded in a window of Bos indicus isolate NIAB-ARS_2022 breed Sahiwal x Tharparkar chromosome 7, NIAB-ARS_B.indTharparkar_mat_pri_1.0, whole genome shotgun sequence genomic DNA:
- the LOC139183868 gene encoding double homeobox protein 4-like protein 4 yields the protein MASSGSSSTSRGPIATGSRRRRLVLKPSQKDALQALFQQNPYPGIATRERLARELGIDESRVQGVCAVNAPRALTSSPLGVFLSLVEDSAREARRKRTVISPSQTRILVQAFTRDRFPGIAAREELARQTGIPEPRIQVSSPASARAQDVAQEQGGFSPAKRLELDTRPRDSFAENGPAEVALGLTDQRPGGRAGCRTGAAAAPARYGFKTEELGTPSGAQAGPPQESMPPLAAAAPFGAPTFWVPGAASGVCVGQPLMIFVVQPSPAALQPSGRPPPPPQGAAPWAACSPAVTAPGLPGQGAILPPGQPETHIPRWPESPSGEGTAPPLEPQPQAPSLPSSTSLLDELLAATGVPDTQAPSPGAAADERAHLTLPGEFLAASGLPC from the exons ATGGCTTCGTCCGGCTCCTCCAGCACCTCACGCG GCCCCATCGCCACAGGATCTCGAAGGAGGAGGCTCGTTCTGAAGCCGAGCCAGAAGGACGCCCTGCAAGCGCTCTTTCAACAGAACCCCTACCCTGGGATAGCGACCAGAGAACGACTGGCCCGAGAGCTCGGCATTGACGAAAGCAGAGTTCAG GGTGTCTGTGCCGTGAACGCCCCACGGGCCTTAACGTCCTCCCCTCTCGGTGTGTTCCTTTCGTTGGTAGAAGACTCGGCCAGAGAGGCCCGGAGAAAGAGGACAGTCATCTCTCCTTCTCAGACCAGGATCCTCGTGCAAGCCTTCACGAGGGATCGCTTCCCGGGGATTGCCGCCAGGGAGGAACTGGCCCGTCAGACGGGAATCCCAGAACCTCGCATCCAGGTAAGTTCTCCAGCCAGCGCACGGGCCCAGGACGTGGCCCAGGAGCAAGGAGGGTTCAGCCCTGCCAAGCGTCTGGAGCTGGATACAc GGCCAAGGGATTCGTTTGCAGAAAATGGCCCTGCAGAAGTCGCCCTGGGCCTGACAGACCAGAGGCCGGGCGGCCGGGCGGGCTGTCGAACGGGCGCCGCCGCGGCGCCAGCACG ATATGGTTTCAAAACCGAAGAGCTCGGCACCCCCAGCGGAGCCCAAGCGGGCCCG CCACAGGAGAGCATGCCACCCTTGGCTGCAGCTGCTCCTTTTGGGGCCCCCACTTTCTGGGTGCCCGGGGCTGCCTCTGGGGTCTGCGTGGGCCAGCCGTTGATGATCTTCGTGGTCCAGCCCAGCCCGGCGGCCCTCCAGCCAAGTGGGAGGCCACCGCCTCCTCCCCAGGGAGCAGCTCCCTGGGCCGCGTGCTCCCCTGCCGTCACGGCCCCCGGGCTGCCTGGGCAAGGGGCCATCCTGCCGCCTGGGCAGCCGGAGACACACATCCCGCGGTGGCCGGAGTCACCCTCCGGCGAAGGCACGGCCCCTCCGCTGGAGCcgcagccccaggcccccagccttcCAAGCTCGACGAGCCTCCTAGATGAGCTCTTGGCGGCCACGGGCGTCCCGGACACGCAGGCGCCTTCCCCGGGGGCCGCTGCCGATGAACGAGCACACCTCACCCTCCCAGGGGAGTTCCTGGCTGCTTCGGGCCTCCCATGCTAA
- the LOC139183869 gene encoding double homeobox protein 4-like protein 4: protein MASSGSSSTSRGPIATGSRRRRLVLKPSQKDALQALFQQNPYPGIATRERLARELGIDESRVQGVCAVNAPRALTSSPLGVFLSLVEDSAREARRKRTVISPSQTRILVQAFTRDRFPGIAAREELARQTGIPEPRIQVSSPASARAQDVAQEQGGFSPAKRLELDTRPRDSFAENGPAEVALGLTDQRPGGRAGCRTGAAAAPARYGFKTEELGTPSGAQAGPPQESMPPLAAAAPFGAPTFWVPGAASGVCVGQPLMIFVVQPSPAALQPSGRPPPPPQGAAPWAACSPAVTAPGLPGQGAILPPGQPETHIPRWPESPSGEGTAPPLEPQPQAPSLPSSTSLLDELLAATGVPDTQAPSPGAAADEGVGPALPGAPSFLDELLAATGTPDTPGPSLGPSADERAHLALPGELLAAAGLPGSPGPSPGSSPVVAGPHPALPGPPSLLEEILAATAIQDTPWSSPGSPAGEEGVEATLETPLSEDEYQALLDMLPGSPGPGA from the exons ATGGCTTCGTCCGGCTCCTCCAGCACCTCACGCG GCCCCATCGCCACAGGATCTCGAAGGAGGAGGCTCGTTCTGAAGCCGAGCCAGAAGGACGCCCTGCAAGCGCTCTTTCAACAGAACCCCTACCCTGGGATAGCGACCAGAGAACGACTGGCCCGAGAGCTCGGCATTGACGAAAGCAGAGTTCAG GGTGTCTGTGCCGTGAACGCCCCACGGGCCTTAACGTCCTCCCCTCTCGGTGTGTTCCTTTCGTTGGTAGAAGACTCGGCCAGAGAGGCCCGGAGAAAGAGGACAGTCATCTCTCCTTCTCAGACCAGGATCCTCGTGCAAGCCTTCACGAGGGATCGCTTCCCGGGGATTGCCGCCAGGGAGGAACTGGCCCGTCAGACGGGAATCCCAGAACCTCGCATCCAGGTAAGTTCTCCAGCCAGCGCACGGGCCCAGGACGTGGCCCAGGAGCAAGGAGGGTTCAGCCCTGCCAAGCGTCTGGAGCTGGATACAc GGCCAAGGGATTCGTTTGCAGAAAATGGCCCTGCAGAAGTCGCCCTGGGCCTGACAGACCAGAGGCCGGGCGGCCGGGCGGGCTGTCGAACGGGCGCCGCCGCGGCGCCAGCACG ATATGGTTTCAAAACCGAAGAGCTCGGCACCCCCAGCGGAGCCCAAGCGGGCCCG CCACAGGAGAGCATGCCACCCTTGGCTGCAGCTGCTCCTTTTGGGGCCCCCACTTTCTGGGTGCCCGGGGCTGCCTCTGGGGTCTGCGTGGGCCAGCCGTTGATGATCTTCGTGGTCCAGCCCAGCCCGGCGGCCCTCCAGCCAAGTGGGAGGCCACCGCCTCCTCCCCAGGGAGCAGCTCCCTGGGCCGCGTGCTCCCCTGCCGTCACGGCCCCCGGGCTGCCTGGGCAAGGGGCCATCCTGCCGCCTGGGCAGCCGGAGACACACATCCCGCGGTGGCCGGAGTCACCCTCCGGCGAAGGCACGGCCCCTCCGCTGGAGCcgcagccccaggcccccagccttcCAAGCTCGACGAGCCTCCTAGATGAGCTCTTGGCGGCCACGGGCGTCCCGGACACGCAGGCGCCTTCCCCGGGGGCCGCTGCCGACGAAGGGGtgggccctgccctcccaggGGCACCCAGCTTCCTAGACGAGCTCTTGGCGGCCACGGGCACCCCGGACACGCCGGGGCCTTCCCTGGGGCCCTCTGCCGATGAACGAGCACACCTCGCCCTCCCGGGCGAGCTCCTGGCTGCCGCGGGCCTCCCGGGCTCGCCGGGCCCTTCTCCGGGGTCCTCTCCTGTCGTCGCAGggccccacccagccctccccGGGCCACCCAGCCTCCTAGAGGAAATCTTGGCTGCCACGGCCATCCAGGACACGCCCTGGTCTTCCCCGGGGTCCCCTGCGGGGGAAGAAGGAGTTGAGGCCACCCTGGAAACACCCCTCAGTGAGGACGAGTACCAGGCCCTCCTCGACAtgctgccaggctccccaggccctggggcttag